One window of Trichoderma breve strain T069 chromosome 3, whole genome shotgun sequence genomic DNA carries:
- a CDS encoding endoplasmic reticulum vesicle transporter domain-containing protein, whose translation MAPKSRFTRLDAFTKTVDEARIRTTSGGIVTIVSLLVVVFLSWGEWSDYRRIVVHPELVVDKGRGERMDIHLNMTFPNMPCELLTLDVMDVSGEQQHGVAHGITKFRLKPSAEGGAEIESNAAQLHEKAEHLDPNYCGGCYGANAPATAQKPGCCNTCDEVREAYAQASWAFGRGEGVEQCEREHYAERLDQQREEGCRIEGLLQVNKVVGNFHLAPGRSFSNGNMHVHDLKNYWDLPEGKSHDFTHIIHSLRFGPQLPAAVVERMSGKNTWSNHHLNPLDATRQSTNDPNFNYMYFVKIVPTSYLPLGWEKRTPGYADGSIETHQYSVTSHKRSLMGGDDAQEGHPERLHARNGIPGVFFSYDISPMKVINREERAKTFLGFLSGLCAIVGGTLTVAAAVDRGLFEGASRLKKLRAKDL comes from the exons GGCTCCCAAGTCGCGATTCACAAGGCTCGATGCCTTTACCAAGACGGTGGACGAGGCGCGGATCCGAACGACAAGCGGAGGAATCGTCACAATTGTGTCGCTGCTAGTCGTCGTGTTTCTCTCGTGGGGAGAATGGAGCGACTATCGGCGCATCGTGGTGCACCCGGAGCTGGTCGTGGATAAAGGCAGAG GCGAGCGAATGgacatccatctcaacatGACCTTCCCCAACATGCCATGCGAATTGCTGACGCTGGATGTCATGGATGTCTctggcgagcagcagcacggcGTCGCCCACGGAATCACAAAGTTCCGCCTGAAACCCTCTGCTGAAGGCGGCGCCGAGATTGAGAGCAACGCTGCTCAGCTGCATGAAAAGGCTGAACACTTGGATCCCAACTACTGTGGTGGCTGCTACGGAGCGAATGCCCCCGCCACCGCCCAGAAGCCTGGCTGCTGCAACACCTGTGACGAGGTTCGAGAAGCGTATGCGCAAGCCTCGTGGGCCTTTGGAAGGGGTGAGGGCGTGGAGCAGTGCGAGAGAGAGCACTACGCAGAGCGATTGGACCAGCAGAGGGAAGAGGGCTGCCGCATTGAGGGTTTGCTGCAGGTCAACAAGGTTGTTGGAAACTTCCACCTTGCTCCTGGCCGAAGCTTTAGCAATGGCAACATGCACGTTCACGATCTGAAGAACTACTGGGACCTCCCTGAGGGCAAGTCGCACGACTTCACCCACATCATTCACTCTCTCCGATTTGGACCCCAGCTTCCGGCCGCTGTCGTTGAGAGAATGAGCGGAAAGAACACTTGGTCCAACCACCACCTCAATCCTCTAGATGCAACCCGCCAGAGTACAAACGACCCCAACTttaactacatgtactttgtcAAGATCGTTCCTACGTCGTATCTTCCCCTGGGCTGGGAGAAGCGAACTCCTGGCTACGCTGACGGCAGTATCGAAACACACCAGTATTCCGTCACTAGCCACAAGCGAAGTCTTATGGGCGGCGACGACGCGCAGGAAGGCCACCCCGAAAGACTGCACGCAAGGAATGGTATCCCCGGTGTCTTTTTCTCCTAC GATATTTCTCCCATGAAGGTTATCAACCGCGAGGAGCGGGCCAAGACGTTCCTCGGCTTCCTGTCTGGACTCTGCGCGATTGTCGGAGGTACCTTGACTGTTGCCGCTGCTGTTGATCGTGGATTGTTCGAGGGTGCGTCcaggctgaagaagctccGGGCCAAGGATCTATAA